The genomic stretch CCTTAGAATAACAGCCCgttattttcaaatatatggATTCTTTGAGATAAAGAGTGGAGAGAATGTAAATACCGGTTATTCATGTGATGTTTCCTTCATTTTAATTCCCAATTCAGTTAATCAGTTGAGTTAAATCTGCACCATAGACCAATTCCTGCATCTGTGGTTTCTACTCATTCACTCTGTCAGAAAGATCATTAACATGTCTCTTGAAACTGGATGTTTTCCAGAGTCCTTCAAAATTGCAGCTATAAAACCCCTGTTGAGAAAACCAAACCTAGATACTGATGTCTTAAATAACTACAGGCCTATATCAAATTTCCCATTTTTAACTAAGATACTGGAAATGGTTGTTTTTGACCAAAGTACCAATTTCCTGCACAAAAATAATACTTTAGAAAAGTTTCAGTCAGGGTTCAGGGCAGCACTGAGACAGCCCTCACCAAAGCTATCAGTGATGTCAGGATTAGCATTGATACCACCAAGGTCTCCATTCTGGCTCTATTACATATAAGTGCTGACTTTGATACCATCACAATATTCTTATTGAACGCCTTGAGAACTGCATTGACCGCTCTAGGAGTATTTTAGATTGGTTCCGATCTTAAATATCAGCTAGAAAACTTTTGTCACTATGGGAGATCATGTATCAGGGAAATATGAGTTATCTTTTGGTGTTGCTCAGGGAAGCTGTTTCGgtcctttgcttttttttcattgtacaTGCTTCCTTTAGGTGATATTATAAGAGAATATAAGCTTAATTTCTGCAGCTATGCAGATGAAACACAGCTGTACATTTCATTGATCATGACCAAACCCTTTTCCATTTAACAACTGGTTTGGATGCAGAAAACAAGTGGATGCAGACCAACTTTCTTAAATTAAATGGTTAAATCAAAAGTCACAAGCCTGGGGATCATCCAAGACTCAGACTTAAATTTTAAATCCCACATAAGGAAGGTGACCAAAGCaactttctttcatttaagaaatattgcaaaggTACAGTCCTCCTATCCAAACAAGATGCTGAAAAACATGTCCATGCGTTTATTTCAAGTAGATTAGACTACTGTAATACTCTTTTCACCAGTCATCAGAAATAGGGTCTTGATGGTTTGGGACTCACCTACATTACtaattgtttgtcattttataatCCTTTATGGCCTCTTAGatcctctgctgctggttttttaaatacaaactaTCACACAAATAAGAAAATCGGCAGCTCAGCGTTTTTTAACAATGCAACAAAACTATGGAATTCCCGACCCGACCTAAGAGATACAAGCTCTGTGAGCATTTTAAAATGCCAATTGTAAAACTTATTTATTCAACATTGCTTTTAACTAACTGTCCCTCTTCCTTGGTTTTATTCTTGTCTTTTACATATTTCATTGTTCTTATGCcttgctttgttttatttattattctatcTTTGACATATTCTATTGTTCTTAGCATATCTGTTCTTGCTATTTGCTActtcttttgtttgttattcatttGATTGCTTGGTTTTATTGAGCAGTGTTTGCACTTGTTtcaatttgtctgtttttattgatcctcttgttccttcactttattgtaaaacaAATTGAGTTGCACCccctgtatgaaaggtgctatataaataaagtttatcattattattattattattctttaataataataatgataataataataataataataataataatgataaactcATCTGAACACCACTAATACACATTTAGTCTAGAATATAATAAGTTTCCACACCCAAACTATATTGCTACAGTTCTGCAGTACTTCCCAAACACTGAATAATGTAAGAAAGGTTTACAAAATAAGTATGTTACCCTCTCCTCCATGCTTGACTGCCTCCTGGAACTCATATTTAGCTTTCAGAAAACAACTCAAAATCATTTAATAGACTTGATTTGAGAGCCTTTGGGAGGGGAGCTGAATTTATGCCCCAGGGCCTTGGAAAAAGGCAGTGAAAGGGAGAGATGGAAGGATCACAGTGCAACAGTAAATAATGTTACAGTATGAATAATGAGCTCCCTCTGTGCCGGGGCCTCAACTGGACTAATGACAGAGACCTGTTTTAGATTAGCTcttacacaaacatacacactcatacatacgTGTGCATGAcccaacacacactctcaggAGGGAACAGTGGAAGAGTTCCTATCAGTTTAGATAATCTATTGCCCCGTAGCATAAAGAGCTCTGGGACAGTTTATACAGGGGAAACAAAGGAGGCCGAAGGCATCACACACATCTTTAGTCACCCATTCACCCTTTCCTCTAAATTGTCAAGCATGTGTCATCTGATTCCCTCTGTTGGTCTTCTTCTTCCCagagtttttcttcttctgagaAGAAAGCTGAAACTTAAACGTCCTTTAGCAGTGGGTCAGTTTTTCCAAAgctataaaatatttgatatatcACACTATGCATCAACTCATTCTGTCTTTATCATGGTGCAGGTCTGCCATCTGCTGTTCGTAGGTCAGCTTACCACAATagtttctgttcattttaatgaaaagtcaTCTATTGATATGAACATCAtggtttatttataaagcctCAAGTTTTGAGTGTCAATATATTCAAATAGACATAAtacactcattcattcatatcaaacatttattacatattAAACTGCAAACGCATTATCCAGACATAGTGTGATTTTCAGATGCCCTCTACACATTGGCTTTTATAGTGGCGAACTCTCTATAAGTTAACCAGTTTATGCTGCTGTTCACACTAAGTTGGACAAATAAATGTGTAACAACAAAGAATCCCTACATACATGTCAGTCTATTATTAGTGGATACCAGTCAAGAGGTTGGTTGTTTTACATGATCAGAGTAAGAGGGCTGGGatgttattaaaaacacagcttTAAACATGCTTCCTTATGTAAATTATCTGCATACTGTATGACAGGTGTTGTTATACACTCCATTTGAACCAGTTCCTGCTGATCTGCTCTTTCTTTTTAGTAGATTAATAAACAGATTCTACAATGCAATTAGGATAAAAGTGTCCCTGTAAAAGAATGTGGGTATACATCCTACACTCTCATACAGCTTGGCTGCATGGCCGATGCCAAAATCAGTGATACTGGAGTTAAATGTAAGCCAAGCACTGCAGTACTAATTCATGTGCTTTCAGCTGCTTCCTCCTCGGTTGATTCTAGGTGTCAAAGTGGCATCGGCTGTTTATTATTTCAGTCTCAGTTCATTTCCTGCTCACTGTGCCTGCCTCCAATGGCAAGGAGAGAAGAAGGCAAGGCAGGGTGAAAGAAGTTGAGAAGGCAACGTAACTCTCAGTCTgcctcttgctctctctcaccGCTTCTCCAGTTTCTTGAATCTGGCTTCTATAAAGGTAACAAAAGACAGGGACTTGATCAGTCTACAGCTAAAGGCTCCACCAAGAGAAACAAGTCAACCCTCCTTCCTAAAGTCAAAATGCAACATGATCAGGTAATGTTTGGCTCTCTTGTAGGCTCTCATGTAGGAATAGTTGGGTGAAAAATAGTCTGTGGTGTGATAGCGCCATCTGCTGGTAAAATTAATAATGCTTTGCAATATGAGCTGATAGATGTGGCTGTACTATTATTGGTCTGTGCCACACATAGCAGAAAAAATAGCCAGCACACAGAGAAAGTGACCATTAAGTTCCTGCTGTCATGCAGGGTCTGTGCTCTCAATGACACAGAAACAAGACATTCATCGTAACATAGTAAACTAAGGAAGTATACACCGTTATTGATTACAACTCAATAAGGATGTATGTATTCACTTATAATATTGAGAGCTGTAATTAAATGAATTTCAATAGATTCAGTCTCACTCATTATATTCTTGGGTTACACATATTATGCATGCACACTTCTACCTCTCTTTACATTAAATGTCTTACCCAGTTTCTTGGAGTATGCGTCCAGTTTGTAAGCAGCTTGTTCAAGTGTAGACACTTGCTCCTCAATCTGATTTATTTGGTCTAAGTAGGGCTGGAGGCTGGCATCTAAAGTAAACATATATACACCATTTAGATGTTCATGATGTACTGTAGCAGTAGAAATAATTTCTGGAcaagaaatacaaagaaatatCATGATGCTACTTTTGTTACTGAGTTTTTGtgcagatacagtatatctcaCGCACACTTGTTGTTGAGATCCTGCAGGTTACGGCTGATGTTGATGCTGATGTCCTTCATTTCCATGTATTTTAGACTAGTAAGCTTGTTCATGTTCTCCAACAGCCGGTAATCTTCACAAGTTCCTGAAAAGGTAGGGAGATAGGGAGAATATGCATGAGAGAAGAAgggaaacagagggagagagaggtaaGTATGAGGATGATAAATGATAGGAGTGCATCAGTACATCAGTGCTCTGGTTAAAAAAGTAGTTGTTCTTGTATGCAGGgacaaggaaagaaaacaagggAAGAGCACAATGTGTTTTAGAATACCTGTGAGTTCTCCTTGCAGGAACAGAG from Thunnus albacares chromosome 9, fThuAlb1.1, whole genome shotgun sequence encodes the following:
- the bloc1s2 gene encoding biogenesis of lysosome-related organelles complex 1 subunit 2, with the translated sequence MAATGDEAAAMDSISKAPAVQPAALNPAGSSGSHAEGPEDAAESLVSAPKKPSTNSDGGVETAEEAVEPAEPDINELCTDMFEKMALFLQGELTGTCEDYRLLENMNKLTSLKYMEMKDISINISRNLQDLNNKYASLQPYLDQINQIEEQVSTLEQAAYKLDAYSKKLEARFKKLEKR